The Candidatus Tiamatella incendiivivens genome includes a region encoding these proteins:
- a CDS encoding beta-CASP ribonuclease aCPSF1 → MTSTDSRGSERLTGKKLRLFLMRNIYKYLGNADISTVEFEGPEIAIYVKNPKFIVKNSDVIKELAKKLKKRVVIRTDPSIRKPQEETKAFVLDHVDPEAGIDPNLIEFDEVLGEVIVRAEKPGKAAGRNKQFINKVLANTGWRMVVYRKPPLISNVLNSILSHMLRSSAERKKAFREIGERIFRDTIRGTQHVRIIGLGSFCEVGRSAILVDTGESKVLLDAGINPGGSGVDRFPKLDSPEFNIEELDAIVISHAHLDHVGILPLLYKYGYRGPVYATKPTRDIMVLVQKDLIELARKEGEEPLYGMREISMMLSRTITVDYEVVTDVAPDTKLTFHNAGHILGSSLVHLHVGQGLYNILYTGDLKFYKIKGDTATRLLPPANHEFPRIEALIMESTYGATEQQPREEAEKQLLDVVRKVVGRGGKILIPVMAVGRGQEILVVLNEAMKNKEILEIPIYVDGMVYEVTAIYTNYPELLVPPIRNKILHQGENPFISENTVYVSHREERESLMQGDKSAIILATSGMLTGGPSVEYLKALADDEKNALVFVSYQAAGTLGRRIVEGDREMQFIEEGKVKSLKIKMEIQRIEGFSGHASQSELRMFYKFLKPKPRNIILNHGEPSAIQTLKNLLFRDATKLEEKGVINRKPEIYTPKLLESIKLY, encoded by the coding sequence TTGACATCAACTGATTCACGTGGGAGCGAGAGGTTAACAGGGAAGAAACTTAGGCTATTTCTTATGAGAAATATCTACAAATACCTAGGTAATGCCGATATAAGCACTGTAGAGTTCGAAGGCCCCGAAATAGCTATCTATGTTAAAAACCCGAAATTCATAGTTAAAAATAGCGATGTAATCAAAGAATTAGCAAAAAAACTTAAGAAAAGAGTTGTGATACGAACAGATCCCAGTATCAGGAAACCACAGGAAGAAACCAAGGCATTCGTCCTAGATCATGTAGACCCTGAGGCAGGTATAGACCCCAACCTCATAGAATTCGATGAAGTTCTAGGAGAAGTTATAGTGAGGGCAGAGAAACCCGGGAAAGCTGCAGGTAGAAACAAGCAGTTCATTAATAAAGTACTAGCAAACACCGGATGGCGAATGGTGGTCTATAGGAAACCGCCGTTAATCAGTAACGTTTTAAATAGTATTCTAAGCCATATGCTTAGATCATCCGCGGAAAGAAAAAAGGCATTCAGAGAAATCGGTGAAAGAATATTCAGAGATACCATCAGGGGAACGCAACATGTAAGAATAATAGGCCTAGGATCATTCTGCGAGGTTGGTAGATCAGCTATACTAGTAGATACTGGCGAAAGCAAAGTACTATTAGACGCTGGAATAAACCCTGGGGGATCAGGAGTAGATAGGTTTCCTAAGTTGGATTCGCCCGAATTTAACATCGAAGAACTTGACGCTATCGTAATAAGTCACGCACACTTAGATCATGTTGGAATCTTACCACTGCTATACAAATACGGTTATAGAGGACCTGTTTATGCTACGAAGCCTACAAGAGATATAATGGTTCTAGTTCAGAAAGATCTGATCGAACTAGCACGCAAGGAAGGAGAAGAACCTCTTTACGGTATGAGAGAAATATCTATGATGCTTTCAAGGACAATAACCGTAGACTATGAGGTCGTCACTGATGTAGCTCCTGACACCAAACTTACATTCCATAATGCTGGGCACATACTTGGATCTTCTCTAGTGCATCTACATGTTGGACAGGGGCTTTACAATATACTGTACACGGGAGACCTCAAGTTTTACAAGATAAAGGGGGATACAGCCACGCGTTTACTTCCCCCTGCGAACCACGAGTTCCCCCGCATAGAAGCCCTTATAATGGAGTCAACTTACGGAGCTACAGAACAACAACCAAGGGAAGAAGCAGAGAAGCAATTACTCGATGTGGTTAGGAAAGTCGTTGGAAGAGGGGGGAAAATACTCATACCAGTAATGGCTGTCGGTAGAGGCCAAGAAATTCTAGTAGTATTGAATGAGGCTATGAAGAATAAGGAGATACTTGAAATACCAATATATGTTGACGGCATGGTATATGAAGTAACAGCTATATATACCAATTACCCTGAACTGTTAGTTCCACCTATTAGAAACAAGATACTTCATCAGGGTGAGAATCCCTTCATCAGTGAAAATACTGTATATGTAAGCCATAGAGAAGAACGGGAATCCTTGATGCAGGGAGATAAAAGCGCTATAATACTAGCAACATCTGGGATGTTAACAGGAGGGCCTAGTGTGGAGTATCTAAAGGCTCTAGCAGATGACGAGAAGAATGCCTTAGTCTTTGTCAGCTACCAAGCAGCTGGAACCTTGGGGAGAAGAATAGTAGAGGGAGACCGAGAAATGCAATTCATAGAAGAAGGAAAAGTCAAAAGCCTGAAAATAAAAATGGAAATACAAAGGATAGAGGGGTTCTCCGGACATGCTAGTCAATCAGAGCTACGGATGTTTTACAAGTTCCTGAAACCTAAACCAAGAAATATAATATTGAATCACGGTGAGCCTTCAGCGATTCAAACCCTCAAAAACCTGTTATTTAGAGACGCAACAAAGCTAGAGGAGAAAGGAGTGATAAACAGAAAGCCTGAAATTTATACGCCGAAACTCCTTGAATCGATTAAACTCTACTAA
- a CDS encoding DUF1947 domain-containing protein encodes MPAQLKNRHLLSKKERKKLHRILTDKLLRILDYNSCNLLEVGEYDDAVVYLCDSQCFILIVEYRGENLYVPCLKRLLQVFRKSISIGDIEVDRGAVQALMRGADLMAPGVRRVTAYFDPGDMVIIIDEESNAPVSVGKAMVSSRELEAMVSSKSRGKVVANLHYVGDKVWKEL; translated from the coding sequence ATGCCAGCCCAACTGAAAAACAGACACTTGTTATCAAAAAAGGAAAGGAAGAAGCTTCATAGGATTCTTACAGATAAGCTTCTAAGGATACTAGATTACAATAGCTGTAATCTATTAGAGGTTGGTGAATATGATGACGCTGTAGTGTATCTATGTGACTCGCAGTGCTTCATATTGATTGTGGAGTACAGAGGAGAAAACCTTTATGTGCCTTGCTTGAAGAGGCTTTTACAAGTATTTAGAAAAAGCATCTCAATCGGCGATATAGAAGTAGATAGAGGAGCTGTCCAGGCTTTAATGCGGGGAGCAGATTTGATGGCTCCTGGTGTGAGAAGGGTTACTGCATATTTTGACCCCGGTGATATGGTAATAATTATAGATGAAGAGTCGAATGCGCCAGTGTCTGTAGGTAAGGCAATGGTATCTTCTAGGGAATTAGAGGCTATGGTTTCATCCAAGTCCCGTGGAAAGGTTGTCGCTAATCTTCATTACGTGGGAGACAAAGTATGGAAAGAGCTGTAG
- a CDS encoding 50S ribosomal protein L37e: MGKGTPSMGKHGRSKTHIRCRRCGRNSFNVAKGYCVACGFGRSKRIRRYSWQNKKVTTKARFR, from the coding sequence ATGGGTAAAGGAACGCCTTCAATGGGTAAGCATGGAAGAAGCAAGACACATATAAGATGTAGGAGATGCGGTAGAAACTCGTTCAATGTCGCTAAGGGATACTGTGTGGCATGCGGATTCGGCAGATCAAAAAGAATACGCAGATACTCATGGCAAAACAAGAAAGTCACAACAAAAGCTAGATTCCGCTAA
- a CDS encoding aminopeptidase P family protein yields the protein MWKSPSRLEKLVEKEGLKDPVIVISNPSNVTYFTGIPSPIGSILISMPARQNHIILTNILEFYRFQDQSPSWLKVYGFYRSANEMIISDDIKVLGDDPYSSVSKIIGEEGEVLCDLGGLPCSHREKFSKICKKGSIENEISEIRMIKTAEEIDIITETIKIAEEAFIRTVNDMAEGVSELYLAGRLGLHLRALGGEREAFPTIIAFGENAAYPHAIPTNKSLTRNNLVLIDWGAVKQNYNSDSTRTLIYGGNSELKKVIEIVNEAVEEAIDTVEPGIKAKDIDNAARRALENQGFGPKFIHGLGHGVGVDVHEEPYIRPGSDTVIKRGMIFTIEPGVYLHGKFGVRIEDMILVTETGAKVLTRLPRIFS from the coding sequence TTGTGGAAATCTCCTTCCAGGCTTGAGAAGCTAGTAGAGAAAGAGGGTTTGAAAGACCCTGTGATAGTAATATCTAATCCTTCTAACGTTACATATTTTACAGGCATACCTAGCCCAATAGGATCTATTCTAATATCTATGCCTGCCAGGCAAAACCATATCATCCTGACAAATATCCTAGAATTCTACAGGTTTCAAGACCAATCCCCCAGTTGGTTGAAAGTATACGGTTTCTATAGGTCTGCCAACGAGATGATTATATCAGACGATATTAAAGTGCTGGGGGATGATCCTTATTCGTCCGTATCCAAGATAATAGGGGAAGAAGGGGAAGTCCTATGTGATCTTGGAGGCCTTCCTTGCAGTCATAGAGAGAAATTTAGCAAAATATGCAAGAAGGGTTCCATTGAAAATGAAATCAGTGAAATTAGAATGATTAAAACGGCTGAAGAAATAGATATTATAACGGAAACAATCAAAATAGCTGAAGAAGCTTTTATTAGAACAGTCAATGATATGGCTGAAGGAGTTTCAGAGCTATACCTTGCGGGAAGACTGGGACTACACCTGCGGGCACTTGGAGGGGAAAGAGAAGCGTTCCCAACTATAATTGCCTTCGGAGAAAATGCAGCTTACCCGCATGCAATACCTACAAACAAAAGTCTAACAAGAAATAATCTAGTTCTCATTGATTGGGGAGCAGTAAAGCAGAACTATAACAGTGATTCTACGAGAACGTTGATCTATGGCGGAAACAGTGAGTTGAAGAAAGTAATAGAAATAGTGAACGAAGCCGTTGAAGAGGCTATAGATACGGTAGAACCAGGGATTAAAGCTAAGGATATAGATAACGCTGCAAGAAGAGCCTTAGAGAACCAAGGATTCGGCCCTAAATTTATTCATGGACTAGGTCATGGAGTAGGTGTGGATGTACATGAGGAGCCTTATATAAGACCGGGCTCAGATACTGTAATCAAAAGGGGAATGATATTTACTATTGAACCAGGAGTTTACTTACACGGCAAGTTTGGAGTACGAATAGAGGATAT
- a CDS encoding RNA-binding protein, whose protein sequence is MSDTHTLLSESLEKTVYIRLKGGREVRGTLKSFDQHLNILLHDAEEIRSNGETKRLGIILIRGDNVVMISPAS, encoded by the coding sequence TTGTCTGACACGCATACACTGCTTAGCGAATCACTCGAGAAAACCGTATACATAAGACTCAAAGGAGGTAGAGAGGTTAGAGGTACCTTAAAGAGTTTTGACCAACACCTGAACATACTACTTCACGATGCAGAAGAAATCAGGTCAAACGGAGAAACAAAAAGACTAGGAATAATACTAATAAGGGGAGATAACGTCGTAATGATCTCCCCGGCAAGCTGA